A stretch of the Planktothricoides raciborskii GIHE-MW2 genome encodes the following:
- a CDS encoding DNA double-strand break repair nuclease NurA has translation MLDLTQLAKQMQGISQHLQKEAEASRQRLDVAQKLLDKAQWRQAELIKRRESLCDRMVFSPPVPVEPLHIRPAIAVPPKVHTILATDGSQIAPSHHEIAYCYLINIGRVVLHYGESRHPLLDSIPEVFYRPEDLYVSRQWGIKTEEWMGHRRTAAEAKALAELATAVRTGLKPEKTEMPMLAMVDGSLIYWVLEPLPNDARDIILSIIFAAWEEMRRCRVPLVGYLSASRSSESLSFLRLQACPYPEPDCYTHCPIAPDTVHRAYNDKTPCQIFDPLRDTTFWASVLQPGQRSPLWRSRARILDLYGAENAVYFCYVHVGPEIARIDLPAWVAEDDDMRESAFSLILAQVNKGYGYPVALAEAHNQAVVRGGDRARFFALLEQLMIKAGLPNVSTSYKEARKRGSIA, from the coding sequence ATGCTAGATTTAACCCAATTAGCCAAGCAAATGCAGGGAATTAGTCAGCATTTGCAGAAGGAGGCGGAAGCATCCCGGCAACGGTTGGACGTTGCCCAAAAACTCTTGGATAAAGCCCAGTGGCGGCAGGCAGAGTTGATTAAACGCCGGGAAAGTTTGTGCGATCGCATGGTATTTTCCCCGCCCGTCCCCGTGGAACCCCTGCATATTCGTCCGGCGATCGCAGTCCCGCCAAAAGTGCATACAATTTTGGCCACCGATGGATCGCAAATTGCCCCCAGTCACCATGAAATTGCCTATTGTTATCTAATTAATATTGGGCGGGTGGTGTTGCACTATGGGGAAAGTCGTCATCCATTATTAGATAGTATTCCAGAAGTATTTTATCGCCCGGAAGATTTATATGTGTCGCGGCAATGGGGCATTAAAACTGAGGAATGGATGGGACACCGCCGAACGGCAGCAGAGGCAAAGGCTTTAGCAGAGTTGGCGACTGCGGTGAGAACTGGACTGAAACCAGAAAAAACCGAGATGCCTATGTTGGCAATGGTAGATGGTTCGCTGATTTATTGGGTGCTTGAACCGTTGCCCAATGATGCCCGCGACATTATTTTATCGATTATTTTTGCTGCTTGGGAGGAAATGCGCCGTTGCCGGGTGCCTTTGGTGGGCTATTTGAGTGCGTCTCGCAGTAGTGAGTCTTTGAGTTTTCTGCGGTTGCAAGCTTGTCCCTATCCAGAACCGGACTGTTATACTCATTGCCCGATCGCTCCGGATACGGTACATCGTGCTTATAACGATAAAACCCCTTGTCAAATTTTTGACCCGCTACGGGATACTACCTTTTGGGCTTCGGTGTTGCAACCAGGGCAACGCAGTCCCCTATGGCGTAGCAGGGCAAGAATTTTGGACTTGTACGGGGCAGAAAACGCGGTCTATTTTTGTTATGTCCATGTGGGGCCAGAAATTGCCCGGATCGATCTGCCTGCTTGGGTGGCAGAAGATGACGATATGCGCGAGTCGGCTTTTAGTCTGATATTGGCCCAGGTAAATAAAGGCTATGGCTATCCGGTGGCTTTGGCAGAAGCCCATAATCAGGCAGTGGTTCGGGGAGGCGATCGCGCCCGATTTTTTGCCCTGTTAGAACAGCTTATGATTAAAGCCGGGTTGCCCAATGTGAGCACTTCTTATAAAGAAGCCCGCAAACGGGGCTCTATTGCCTAG
- a CDS encoding glycosyltransferase family 39 protein produces the protein MLKNPLKNPYRVIILIGLFLRLLWAIAVPVVPVSDSNAYDVFAQNLAKGNGFGWGVNELTAFWPPGTSFIYAIFYKIFGHTYWPIILFNLLLAAGTIWVSMHLAEKWFSQRIAILTGFILAFWPAQIQFTTVLASELLFTALVMAALCLWLEEKFTLRSRAIGVGVIMAAACYVRPTALLIPFLLLFFRVIKTREIFKTVTATLVMFLIMAIIIAPWSYRNTQLFGQFTLLSTNSGAVLWMGNNPNSNGGYMHLPEETKGMNQSQKNQYLKSLAREHIKEKPLLFIQRCIIRLIDTHSRESIGVAWNEKGLVSRYGSGILLPLKIINQLYWLPALGLGLIGILILGKQYGWLTIFTHPTVVIWGYLAGVHAVIISQDRYHFPSVPMIAILAAFTVVYCLGKQDN, from the coding sequence ATGTTAAAAAATCCGTTAAAAAATCCCTACCGAGTAATTATATTAATTGGATTGTTCCTGCGGCTATTATGGGCGATCGCGGTTCCCGTAGTCCCCGTATCCGATAGCAATGCTTACGATGTGTTTGCCCAAAATTTGGCCAAAGGAAACGGCTTTGGCTGGGGCGTTAACGAGTTAACTGCTTTTTGGCCTCCGGGAACTTCATTTATATATGCGATCTTTTACAAAATATTTGGTCATACTTACTGGCCAATTATTCTTTTCAACCTATTGCTGGCGGCAGGAACCATCTGGGTTTCCATGCATTTGGCCGAAAAGTGGTTTAGTCAGCGAATTGCTATTTTAACTGGCTTCATCCTAGCATTTTGGCCTGCCCAAATCCAGTTTACCACCGTCTTAGCCAGTGAATTATTATTTACAGCCTTGGTGATGGCGGCTTTATGTTTATGGCTGGAAGAAAAATTTACTCTGCGATCGCGAGCCATTGGAGTAGGAGTGATTATGGCAGCAGCTTGCTATGTCAGACCCACGGCATTATTAATTCCTTTTCTGCTATTATTTTTTCGCGTCATCAAAACCAGAGAAATCTTTAAAACCGTTACAGCCACCCTGGTCATGTTTCTGATCATGGCCATAATAATTGCCCCCTGGTCGTATCGCAACACCCAACTTTTCGGACAATTTACCCTACTTTCTACCAATTCTGGTGCCGTATTATGGATGGGCAACAATCCCAATTCTAACGGCGGATATATGCACTTGCCAGAAGAGACAAAGGGAATGAATCAATCCCAAAAAAATCAATACTTAAAGTCTTTGGCTAGAGAGCATATCAAAGAGAAACCTTTACTATTTATTCAACGTTGCATCATCAGGCTAATTGACACCCATAGCCGGGAAAGTATTGGCGTGGCTTGGAATGAAAAAGGCTTAGTATCTCGTTATGGTTCCGGCATTTTATTGCCCCTAAAGATTATTAACCAATTATATTGGCTGCCCGCTTTAGGACTGGGATTAATCGGGATTTTGATCTTAGGAAAACAATATGGATGGTTGACAATTTTTACCCATCCAACCGTGGTAATATGGGGCTACTTGGCTGGAGTTCATGCAGTAATTATTTCCCAAGATCGTTATCATTTTCCCAGTGTCCCTATGATTGCTATATTAGCGGCATTCACTGTGGTCTATTGCTTGGGCAAACAAGATAACTAA
- a CDS encoding bifunctional 2-polyprenyl-6-hydroxyphenol methylase/3-demethylubiquinol 3-O-methyltransferase UbiG gives MNQQLISIINSYPLILPRFYNYLRILILPLEEIAKFVPTSGNIVDVGCGYGLLDIYLAQTGQNRHVIGSELNGKRVRIAQTISQHIPNVKFFEKNLLAESDVANVDRIDCIILMDLLHHVTYEQQDELIKTIHNILPQGGKLVIKDMDDRPAFKYYWNLVHDKLMTKFDKLHFIGANNLTKKIEKMGFTVQLSTKFKHPLYAHYLLLCEKE, from the coding sequence ATGAATCAACAACTAATCTCTATTATCAATAGCTACCCCCTAATCCTGCCTCGTTTTTACAATTACCTCAGAATTCTGATCTTACCCCTTGAGGAAATTGCTAAATTTGTCCCAACATCGGGAAATATTGTGGATGTGGGATGCGGTTATGGTCTTTTGGATATTTACCTAGCCCAAACCGGCCAAAATCGCCATGTAATCGGCAGCGAATTAAATGGCAAAAGAGTGAGAATCGCTCAAACAATTTCCCAACATATCCCCAATGTCAAATTTTTTGAGAAAAATTTACTCGCAGAAAGTGATGTGGCCAATGTCGATCGCATTGACTGTATAATTCTGATGGATTTGCTGCATCATGTGACTTATGAACAGCAAGATGAGTTAATTAAAACCATCCATAATATTCTGCCCCAAGGCGGCAAACTGGTGATTAAAGATATGGACGATCGCCCCGCGTTTAAATATTACTGGAACTTGGTTCACGATAAGTTAATGACCAAGTTTGACAAATTGCATTTTATTGGCGCTAATAATTTGACAAAAAAGATAGAGAAAATGGGCTTTACCGTGCAATTATCAACCAAGTTTAAACATCCCCTATACGCTCATTATTTGCTCTTATGCGAAAAAGAATAA
- a CDS encoding decaprenyl-phosphate phosphoribosyltransferase: MKIAAYLKALRPRQWTKNLIVFAAPLFAFSINQQSLLGSLLALALFCGASSSFYLLNDIADVEADRRHPVKCNRPIAAGLVKIPVAIAMAAILLGGALILGWLRSPLLGATILSYAILQIAYNLKLKHTVILDVMAIAAGFVLRACAGAAATGIVLSPWFMLCTAMLALFLGIEKRKAELRLLKIKGGKTRAVLRRYSLNLLLRMESVVTNGAIITYAIWSAGPIVKGASTPWMMLTLPFVLYGMFRYQLLSDPREISSIDKNEAETGGETERPEEVLLKDFPIRLTVLSWVMTTFIIMYLNRQGIIT; the protein is encoded by the coding sequence ATGAAAATTGCAGCATATTTAAAGGCGCTACGACCAAGACAATGGACAAAAAATCTGATCGTTTTTGCCGCTCCACTGTTTGCGTTTAGTATTAATCAGCAATCCCTCCTGGGTAGCTTGCTCGCACTGGCGTTGTTTTGTGGCGCATCGAGTAGTTTCTATTTACTCAATGATATTGCCGATGTAGAAGCAGACCGGCGCCATCCCGTAAAATGTAATCGCCCCATTGCGGCTGGTTTAGTCAAGATTCCCGTAGCGATCGCCATGGCAGCGATTCTGTTAGGAGGTGCCTTAATCTTGGGCTGGCTGCGATCGCCTTTATTGGGCGCAACCATCTTATCCTACGCCATCCTGCAAATTGCCTACAACCTCAAGCTAAAACACACAGTAATTCTTGATGTCATGGCGATCGCTGCTGGGTTTGTCCTGCGTGCTTGTGCCGGGGCAGCAGCCACGGGAATTGTTTTATCTCCTTGGTTTATGTTATGTACCGCGATGCTGGCGTTATTTTTAGGCATAGAAAAGCGCAAAGCCGAACTACGATTACTCAAAATAAAAGGCGGAAAAACCAGGGCTGTATTGCGACGTTATTCCTTAAATTTGTTGCTACGCATGGAAAGCGTCGTCACCAATGGAGCGATTATTACCTATGCGATTTGGAGCGCTGGCCCGATTGTCAAGGGAGCATCAACCCCTTGGATGATGTTAACATTACCCTTTGTCCTCTATGGGATGTTTCGTTATCAATTACTCAGTGACCCTAGAGAAATTTCTAGTATCGATAAAAATGAAGCTGAAACAGGTGGGGAAACCGAGCGACCGGAAGAAGTGTTATTAAAAGACTTCCCGATTAGATTAACAGTTTTGAGTTGGGTAATGACCACTTTTATCATTATGTATTTAAACCGCCAGGGAATCATCACATAG
- a CDS encoding YqeG family HAD IIIA-type phosphatase has translation MRKNQFPRKSSPIVAAIELDLLIDRGIKGIILDLDNTIVSEDDRYLSPDAEAWIQKAKLQGLKFFILSNGKRRYRVKSWSARLDIPAISPARKPFPFAFLKAFAQMQLKAKQVLVIGDSLHTDIIGAWIVGCPRIQVASLPHPPRWWEKLIGKWVQKPYPSNYELWQMDPMYENIENN, from the coding sequence ATGAGGAAAAATCAGTTTCCCCGAAAATCATCTCCGATAGTGGCTGCCATTGAGCTTGATTTATTGATCGATCGTGGCATCAAAGGGATTATCCTGGATTTAGATAATACCATCGTTTCCGAAGACGATCGCTATTTATCTCCCGACGCAGAAGCATGGATTCAGAAAGCTAAATTACAAGGACTTAAGTTTTTTATCTTATCCAATGGTAAACGGCGTTATCGAGTCAAAAGCTGGTCGGCAAGGCTGGATATTCCAGCCATTAGTCCGGCCAGAAAGCCCTTTCCTTTTGCTTTTTTGAAAGCCTTCGCCCAAATGCAGCTAAAAGCAAAGCAAGTTTTAGTCATCGGAGATAGCCTGCATACGGATATAATCGGTGCATGGATAGTCGGTTGTCCGAGGATTCAAGTAGCCAGTCTGCCTCACCCACCTCGCTGGTGGGAAAAATTAATCGGTAAATGGGTCCAAAAACCATATCCATCAAACTATGAACTTTGGCAAATGGATCCAATGTATGAAAATATTGAAAATAATTAG
- a CDS encoding multidrug efflux SMR transporter — protein sequence MVNNLIFSLFILLAVGLNTGGQVLLKMGTGQNPLNLYLIGGLGLYAIGTVFYILVLGKFNLSVAYPTVIGLTLIATTISGMFFLQEKVTFIQWMGVGLMIGGISAISLGKIW from the coding sequence ATGGTAAATAATTTAATTTTTAGCCTGTTTATCCTGCTGGCCGTTGGACTGAATACTGGCGGTCAAGTTCTCTTAAAAATGGGAACGGGTCAAAATCCCTTGAATCTTTATTTAATTGGTGGACTGGGGCTGTATGCGATCGGTACAGTTTTTTATATTCTGGTTCTCGGTAAGTTTAATTTATCCGTTGCCTATCCCACGGTGATTGGATTAACCTTGATTGCCACGACCATATCAGGAATGTTTTTTCTCCAGGAAAAAGTAACGTTTATCCAATGGATGGGAGTTGGTTTAATGATCGGGGGTATTTCGGCAATATCCTTGGGCAAAATTTGGTAA
- a CDS encoding CHASE2 domain-containing protein, translating to MLPCQKIKRQIDKLWQWRTVLMVTPTVAAFVMAVNATGWLQPLELAALDLLFCLRPQEAPDSRIVIVTIDEPDIRYVGQWPMPDAVLSELIEKIKQQQPRAIGLDFYRDLPVEPGNQQLMKTFKSTPNLIGVDKIIGDVVEPPPVLADLDQVGIADLILDFDGKVRRVLMSHKDRQNQTRLSLGAKLSLMYLQGEDIALEMVDGKKMHLGLGKALFIPFSANYGGYVGANPGGYQVMLNYRGNVADFYTVSLTDVLTNQIPPDLILGENSEFPLRDRIVLIGTIAPSIKDFFFTPYNSSFLDNSDPMPGVFIHANLISQVISAALDGRPLIKVWSQVIEKIWIFFWSLIGSSLVLLFRRSSPVKKRLTCRVIVSLILAVSSIILMGYAAFLRSLWIPIVRPLLSLTGSAIAMIVYHQQQLHRENEKRLAQFLEAVPVGIIVVDTTGHPYFANQKAKEILGQGVISNATFEQLADVYQSYIAGSDRLYPTENLPLFRALQGESTSIDDMEVHRNNQIIPLEVWGTPIYDELRSIAYAIVAFQDISERKKAEADRKAFTEQLLKLNKSYQRFVPHQFLQILNKNSIIDVELGEAVQKKMTTLFSDIRDFTSLSENLSPEENFQFINAYLSCMEPAINQNNGFIDKYIGDGIMALFPGSPDDAVKAGIAMLQQLKIYNQKQPIGTKPIRIGIGINTGSMMLGTVGGINRMDSTVISDAVNLGSRVETLTKTYGGSLLITQYTLLELADPSLYHIRLIDRVTVKGKSQPVTVYEVFDGDAPEVIQGKLATRTEFEKAILLYHLGSYDEAEDLFKKCLHIAPLDVTINFYINRIKSHQ from the coding sequence ATGTTGCCTTGCCAAAAAATCAAGCGCCAAATTGATAAGTTATGGCAATGGCGGACCGTATTGATGGTGACTCCTACTGTAGCCGCTTTTGTGATGGCAGTGAATGCGACGGGATGGTTACAACCTTTGGAATTAGCCGCTTTGGATCTCTTGTTTTGTCTGCGTCCGCAGGAAGCACCGGATTCCCGAATTGTGATTGTCACCATTGATGAGCCGGATATTCGCTATGTGGGACAATGGCCGATGCCTGATGCTGTACTATCTGAATTAATTGAGAAGATTAAACAACAGCAACCCCGGGCGATCGGCCTTGATTTTTATCGAGATTTACCTGTTGAACCGGGCAATCAGCAATTAATGAAAACCTTTAAATCAACTCCCAATTTAATTGGGGTAGATAAAATTATTGGGGATGTGGTTGAACCCCCTCCAGTTTTAGCAGACCTGGATCAAGTTGGAATTGCTGATTTAATTTTGGATTTCGATGGCAAGGTGCGGCGGGTTTTAATGTCTCATAAAGATCGGCAAAATCAAACGCGGTTAAGCTTAGGGGCGAAGCTTAGTTTGATGTATTTGCAAGGAGAAGATATTGCTTTAGAGATGGTTGATGGGAAAAAGATGCATTTGGGCTTGGGCAAAGCTTTATTTATTCCATTTAGTGCTAATTATGGCGGCTATGTGGGCGCCAATCCGGGGGGATATCAAGTGATGCTCAATTATCGCGGCAATGTTGCAGATTTTTACACCGTTTCTCTGACGGATGTCCTGACTAATCAGATTCCTCCGGATTTAATTCTCGGTGAAAATAGTGAGTTTCCTCTGCGCGATCGCATCGTATTAATTGGCACAATAGCTCCCAGTATTAAAGATTTTTTCTTTACTCCCTATAATAGCAGTTTTTTGGATAATTCTGACCCGATGCCTGGAGTGTTTATCCATGCTAATTTAATCAGCCAAGTAATCAGCGCCGCTTTAGATGGGCGTCCATTAATTAAAGTGTGGAGTCAAGTTATTGAAAAAATCTGGATATTTTTCTGGTCTTTGATTGGCAGCAGTTTAGTTTTGCTTTTTCGCCGCAGTAGTCCGGTTAAAAAGCGGTTAACCTGTCGAGTGATTGTGAGTTTAATTTTAGCGGTAAGTAGTATTATCTTGATGGGATATGCTGCTTTTTTGAGAAGTTTATGGATTCCGATTGTTCGCCCTTTACTGTCTTTAACGGGTTCGGCGATCGCCATGATTGTTTATCATCAGCAACAGTTACACCGGGAAAATGAAAAAAGACTCGCCCAATTTTTAGAAGCGGTTCCGGTGGGTATTATTGTCGTTGATACCACAGGACATCCTTATTTTGCCAATCAAAAAGCTAAAGAAATTTTGGGCCAAGGAGTCATCTCTAATGCAACTTTTGAGCAACTTGCAGACGTTTATCAAAGTTATATTGCCGGAAGCGATCGCCTTTATCCTACAGAAAATTTGCCCCTGTTTCGAGCTTTGCAGGGAGAATCAACTAGCATTGATGATATGGAAGTGCATAGAAATAACCAGATTATTCCCCTGGAAGTTTGGGGAACTCCTATCTATGACGAACTAAGAAGTATAGCTTATGCGATCGTCGCTTTCCAGGATATTAGTGAACGAAAAAAAGCCGAGGCAGACCGCAAAGCCTTTACGGAACAACTTCTCAAATTAAATAAATCATACCAGCGTTTTGTCCCCCATCAATTTTTGCAAATTTTAAATAAAAATAGCATTATTGATGTGGAATTGGGGGAAGCAGTACAGAAGAAAATGACCACCTTATTTTCTGATATTCGGGATTTTACCAGCTTATCAGAAAATCTTTCCCCTGAAGAAAACTTTCAATTTATCAATGCTTATTTATCCTGCATGGAACCGGCCATAAATCAAAATAATGGCTTTATTGATAAATACATTGGCGATGGGATTATGGCATTATTTCCTGGCTCCCCTGATGATGCGGTCAAGGCGGGAATTGCCATGTTACAACAACTCAAAATTTATAATCAAAAACAGCCCATTGGCACAAAACCAATCCGCATTGGCATTGGCATTAATACCGGATCAATGATGTTAGGAACGGTTGGCGGCATCAACCGCATGGATAGTACCGTAATTAGCGATGCGGTCAACTTAGGTTCACGAGTCGAAACTTTGACAAAAACTTATGGGGGGTCTCTGTTAATTACCCAATATACTTTATTAGAGTTAGCCGATCCAAGTTTATATCATATTCGCTTAATCGATCGCGTCACAGTTAAGGGAAAATCCCAGCCTGTCACGGTTTATGAAGTTTTTGATGGGGATGCACCAGAAGTTATCCAAGGCAAATTAGCCACCCGCACGGAATTTGAAAAAGCTATCTTACTTTATCACCTGGGTTCTTATGATGAAGCCGAGGATTTATTCAAAAAATGTCTTCATATCGCTCCATTAGATGTAACCATTAACTTTTATATAAATCGAATTAAAAGTCATCAATAG
- a CDS encoding DUF928 domain-containing protein, translating into MAVNQSLISLAGFSLASFSLTTLLGGLPAQGQMSSGGAIEPQITAGVTFEPPGDETLKNSQGGATRDSGYCPIDSSTDSVNSARSVVPLMPKNRADGLTVSDRPAFFMYVSSGSAEQIFFTLKDQNEDYYYQKTVSVPEGASIVSVQLPEDAPPLEVGKNYQWTFVVACQMPVRPDSPIVTGWVTRVTPDSVGLNLNSTRHRVNATPSLEMAQLYGSAGVWFDALTTLALLRDQEPENYTAVWKEFLASVGLEAIASEPLMLDQN; encoded by the coding sequence ATGGCTGTAAATCAATCTCTAATTTCTCTAGCAGGCTTTTCTCTAGCCAGTTTTTCATTAACTACGCTTCTGGGTGGTTTGCCAGCCCAGGGACAGATGAGTTCTGGAGGGGCGATCGAACCTCAAATTACCGCAGGGGTGACGTTTGAACCCCCTGGAGACGAAACCTTGAAAAATTCACAAGGGGGAGCGACTCGCGATAGTGGTTATTGTCCTATTGATAGTTCTACTGATAGTGTGAACTCGGCTCGGTCGGTGGTGCCTTTGATGCCCAAGAATCGTGCGGACGGTTTGACGGTGAGCGATCGCCCCGCCTTTTTTATGTATGTGTCTTCCGGTTCTGCGGAACAAATCTTTTTTACCCTGAAAGACCAGAACGAAGATTATTATTACCAGAAAACGGTGTCCGTCCCTGAAGGTGCCAGTATTGTTAGCGTTCAGCTTCCAGAGGATGCCCCACCCTTGGAAGTGGGAAAAAATTATCAGTGGACTTTTGTGGTGGCTTGCCAAATGCCAGTGCGACCGGATAGCCCAATTGTGACTGGTTGGGTGACGCGGGTTACTCCTGACTCGGTGGGTCTGAATCTAAATTCTACCCGCCATCGGGTTAACGCCACTCCGTCCCTAGAAATGGCCCAGTTATATGGATCGGCTGGGGTTTGGTTTGATGCGCTGACCACTTTAGCCCTGTTGCGCGATCAAGAACCAGAAAACTATACGGCGGTCTGGAAGGAGTTTCTAGCTTCTGTGGGCTTGGAGGCGATCGCCTCTGAACCACTGATGCTCGATCAAAATTAG